CGGAAAAGATGCCACTGGCAATCCTCAATATTGCTTTGTCCCTCCGCAACCGTAACGGGACCGGCCAGGTTACCCGGACCAAGGTGGTCGGACAGGCCGTTCATTTGAATCGCCAGGTGGTCATATCCGGGATCGTTTTCGTCCCCGTTCATCCAGGTGTCTATCAGCACGCCGAGGGAAGGGGAGATGCCCTTGAAGCCCAGTCCCTGCCCGGATCCGCCGAGATTCGTTCCCTGGGTCTGGAGGATAAAGCCGATGCCATCCGCCCCGGTTTCGTCCTTGCAGCCCAGGTTTACTTCAAAAACGTAATTGAAAGACCGGGTGAGGTCGATCCTGTTCTTGTTCCAGACGGTGCCGCTGGCGTTGGTCACATCCTGCGTCAGCACATAACAGTTACAGGTACGCTGGGTAGCTGAGCCGTTCAGGATGTACGGCTGCTGTATCTGTGCATGCGTGCGGGTATTAAGCAGAAATATGCCGATCAGGCATAGCAAATGTCTCATGTGGGCAGGCTGAAGGAACAATATAGAAAATCTGCGGCTATCGTTTGAATGTTTTTTTGTATCATATCTTTGCTGAACAGCAATTGACAATTATGAAAATACCGGTTATTGAAGGAGTGATCGACCGCAGGATACTGATCAATTTTACAGTCGACCCATCCGCAGTACAAAAAATACTTCCCGCGCCCTTCCGGCCGAAGTTATATAAAGGACGGGCGATTGCCGGTATCTGTCTCATTCGTCTGAAGAACATACGCCCTAAAGGGTTGCCACAGTTTACCGGGATATCCTCTGAGAATGGCGCGCACCGCATTGCGGTAACCTGGGAGGAAAACGGAGTGGAAAGGGAAGGGGTATATATTCCCCGGCGGGACACCAGTTCCCGCCTGAATGCATTTGCCGGTGGCCGCTTCTTTCCCGGACGGCATTATCTGGCAAAATTCGATGTGCGGGAAAACGGGGACCACTATCATGTTTCCTTTCGCAGCGAAGACGAAACCTTCATATCTGTTGACGG
This genomic stretch from Chitinophaga sp. XS-30 harbors:
- a CDS encoding DUF2071 domain-containing protein, which encodes MKIPVIEGVIDRRILINFTVDPSAVQKILPAPFRPKLYKGRAIAGICLIRLKNIRPKGLPQFTGISSENGAHRIAVTWEENGVEREGVYIPRRDTSSRLNAFAGGRFFPGRHYLAKFDVRENGDHYHVSFRSEDETFISVDGKRTDQLNTDSIFDDLAGVSRFFERGSTGFSPDGQKLDGLRLQTREWKVEPLAITNVQSSFFEDTEIFPGGTVQFDNALLMRNIAHEWHSVQAPC